In Nocardioides jishulii, the DNA window CTGAGCGGTCACCCTTCGATCCACCACCCGGCCCCGGCCGTCGAATCAGCAAAGGCACCACATGTCTACCCCCGTCACCACCGACCTCAGCCGTCGCCAGCAGCTGGTGCGTTCGTACCGGATGGCGAAGCAGTCCGACCCCCGTCTGGGCCTGTGGGTCCTCGGCGCTGGACTCCTCGGCGCCCTGGTCGGCTTCTTCGGCGTCGCCGCCCTTCCCGGTGACGGACCCCTGACGTGGGTCCTCGCCGCGGTCACCGGCCTGCTCCTGGGTCTGCTGCTGGCGATGGTCGTCTTCGGCCGCCGCGCCCAGAAGGCCGCGTACGCCCAGATGGACGGCCAGGTCGGCGCCGCCGCCGCCGCACTGGGCATGCTGCGAGGCAAGTGGAAGGTCGACCCCGCCATCGGCTTCACCAAGCAGCAGGACGTCGTGCACCGCGTGGTCGGGCCCCCCGGCATCGTCCTGGTCGGTGAAGGGTCCAGCCCGGCCCGCCTGCGGGTCCTGATGACCAACGAGCGCCGCAAGCACGAGCGCGTCCTGGCCGACACCCCGATCCACGAGGTCGTCTGCGGCAAGGAGGAGGGTCAGGTCCCCCTCGACAAGCTGCTGCGCCACGTGCAGAAGCTCGGCCGCCAGGTGAAGCCGGCCGAGATGACCGACATCCTCAACCGCCTGCGGGCCCTGGACGCCAACCGCTCCAACATCCCGATGCCCAAGGGCCCGGTGCCGACGAGCATGAAGGGCATGCGCGGCCAGATGCGCGGTCGCTGAGCGACACCCCAACGTACGACGAGAGCCCGGGCCATCTGGCCCGGGCTCTCGTCCTTTGTCCGGGTGCTCAGCCCTGCTCGGGCGAGTCCGGCATGTCGGGACGCTCGATGACGTCGTCGGCCGGCGGGGCGCTGATGCTGACCGGGTCGCCCCAGTCCTCGTACGTGACGGAGGTGCTGCCGAGCTTGCCGATCGTCATGTCGATCGTGCGCACCCGTCCGTCGGCGTCGAACCAGACGTCGTAGTCGATGCTCTTGGGGTACTGCGACAGGACGGCCTTGTTGAGGTTCATCTTCGACGGGTCGAGCTGGAGCGCGTAGTGCTGGAGCGCGTCACCGTCGACCTCCTCCTCACCGACGTACTTCACGCTCGTAGCGGCCTGGGCGAACATGTCGACCGTCTTCGAGGGATCCAGCGCGCTGAGGTCCAGGCCTGCGCCGGCCACGTCGGACGCAGGGATCTTGATGAACTTGTCGCCACTCATCCCGGTCTTCAGGTAGAGCGCACCGTCGACGAGGCGCAGGTCGCCCTTCTGGCCCGAGGGCATGGCTCCACCCACCATCGTGAGAGCGAGCTCCGGCTCCTCACCGGTGAAGTCGATGTCGCCGGAGAACGTGGTCGTGGAGTCCTTGGCCTTGCTGGTCATCTCGACCTCGGCGGTCGTGGCCCTCTCGAAGGCCGCAGCGAGCAGCTTGCCGAACTGCTTCGCCGTGATGTCGTCGCCGGGCTTCGCTCCGGCGACGACGGGGCTGCCGGGCGACGACGCGTCCGAGGAGTCACCGTCAGGCCCCGTCGACTCACCGGGAGTGGCACTGTCCTTGGCGTCGGGCGCGGCAGAGCTGTCGACCGACGAGGAGTCCTCGCCAGCGCCAGACTTCGCGTCGTCGTCGCCACCGCAGGCGGCGAGGCTGAGCGCGAGCGGGAGGGCGAGGGCTGCACCGGCGCGGCGCAGGGTCGTGGTTCGGCGCACGGGAGGAGCCTTTCGCAAGGGAGAACCGTCCCTGCGAGCCTACTCGGAGGGCGAAGCCAGGTCCTCGAGTCGCACCACTGCAGAGCCGACGGCGAGGTCGTGCAGGCCGCGTCCGTCAGGACGGAAGACCAGCGGAGGGATGACGAGGGCGATGAGCACCTGGCGCAGCAGGGCCTGCAGGAGGCCGATGGGGCGCGGCGTGCCGTCGAACCGGACCACCCGCAGGCGGGTGACCAGCTGGCCGAACGAGCCTCCGGCCAGCGCGATCCCGAAGGCGGACTCGAGGACGAAGACGCCCAGCGTGTAGAGACCTGACGACGGGTTGTCCAACCATCCCTGCCAGCCGAGGAAGAGCATCACCACGCCGATGCTCGCGAACCAGTCGACGACGAGGGCGAGGATGCGGCGGGTCCAGGAAGCGGTCTGCACCGGTCAAGGCTACCGAGGGCGGGCGTACGCGCCGTAGACCGGGCACGTGTGACGTCGCTGAAACAATCGGGATACGGTCAAGAAACTGCCCCTGCATAGGTTGCGGGGCACCTCGGTGCACCGTCGCACCGAGCGCCACTCCCCAGATCTGGCGGTCACCACCCGAGTGGATGGCCTAGGAGGATGAATGTTCGCGAATAGCGATGAGCTGCTCAAGTACATCAAGGACGAGGGCGTCGAGATGGTTGACGTCCGCTTCTGCGACCTTCCCGGCATCATGCAGCACTTCACGGTGCCGGCGTCGTCGTTCGACGAGTCCGTCTTCAAGGACGGGCTGGGCTTCGACGGGTCGTCGATCCGTGGCTTCCAGGCCATCAACGAGTCCGACATGAACCTGTTCCCGGACCCGACGACGGCCTTCATCGACCCGTTCCGGGCAGCCAAGACCCTGGTCGTGAACATGTTCATCCACGACCCGATCACCGGTGAGCAGTACAGCCGCGACCCGCGCAACATCGCGAAGAAGGCGCTGGC includes these proteins:
- a CDS encoding RDD family protein, whose amino-acid sequence is MQTASWTRRILALVVDWFASIGVVMLFLGWQGWLDNPSSGLYTLGVFVLESAFGIALAGGSFGQLVTRLRVVRFDGTPRPIGLLQALLRQVLIALVIPPLVFRPDGRGLHDLAVGSAVVRLEDLASPSE
- a CDS encoding DUF4191 domain-containing protein encodes the protein MSTPVTTDLSRRQQLVRSYRMAKQSDPRLGLWVLGAGLLGALVGFFGVAALPGDGPLTWVLAAVTGLLLGLLLAMVVFGRRAQKAAYAQMDGQVGAAAAALGMLRGKWKVDPAIGFTKQQDVVHRVVGPPGIVLVGEGSSPARLRVLMTNERRKHERVLADTPIHEVVCGKEEGQVPLDKLLRHVQKLGRQVKPAEMTDILNRLRALDANRSNIPMPKGPVPTSMKGMRGQMRGR
- a CDS encoding LppX_LprAFG lipoprotein — its product is MRRTTTLRRAGAALALPLALSLAACGGDDDAKSGAGEDSSSVDSSAAPDAKDSATPGESTGPDGDSSDASSPGSPVVAGAKPGDDITAKQFGKLLAAAFERATTAEVEMTSKAKDSTTTFSGDIDFTGEEPELALTMVGGAMPSGQKGDLRLVDGALYLKTGMSGDKFIKIPASDVAGAGLDLSALDPSKTVDMFAQAATSVKYVGEEEVDGDALQHYALQLDPSKMNLNKAVLSQYPKSIDYDVWFDADGRVRTIDMTIGKLGSTSVTYEDWGDPVSISAPPADDVIERPDMPDSPEQG